One genomic window of Anoplolepis gracilipes chromosome 5, ASM4749672v1, whole genome shotgun sequence includes the following:
- the Mccc2 gene encoding methylcrotonoyl-CoA carboxylase beta chain, mitochondrial, which produces MLYKSRYILRYFRPFARLYHEEASVIGSTPNFNSSIYQENYTQMKILVDQLKNTVEKIVEGGGQKARERHVSKGKLLPRERINTLLDKNSPFLEFSQLAGYKLYNKEEVPAGGIITGIGRVEGTECMIIANDPTVKAGTYYPISVKKQLRAQEIAEENELPCIYLVDSGGANLPMQADVFADKMHFGRSFYNQANMSAKGIAQIAVIMGSCTAGGAYVPAMADENIIVDKQGTVFLAGPPLVKASTGEEISAEDLGGAMLHCRQSGVIDHCAIDDTHALHLTRRIVKDLNRQRPMDVKINKNIELPAHAVDEIYGIVGTNLKRPFDVKEVIARIVDGSKFHEFKAQYGETLVTGFAKIYGYPVGIVANNGVLFSQSALKGAHFVQLCAQRKIPLIFLQNITGFMVGKDAESGGIAKNGAKMVTAVACAQVPKITVIIGSSYGAGNYGMCGRSYSPRFLYSWPNAKISVMGGEQAAGVLTQITKDQRAKEGKQWTQEEEENLKDPIIKQFEKESSPYYSSARLWDDGVIDPADTRIVLGLSLSASLNAPIPDSKFGIFRM; this is translated from the exons ATGTTATACAAAAGTCGTTATATACTAAGGTACTTTCGACCTTTTGCGAGACTTTATCATGAAGAAGCGTCTGTTATTGGCAGTACGCCAAATTTTAACTCATCAATTTATCag GAGAATTATACACAAATGAAAATCCTTGTTGATCAATTGAAAAACACTGTGGAGAAGATAGTTGAAGGTGGTGGACAGAAAGCAAGAGAAAGACATGTAAGCAAAGGAAAGCTTTTACCTCGGGAACGAATAAATActcttttagataaaaattcacCTTTCTTAGAGTTTTCACAACTGGCGGGTTACAAGCTTTATAATAAGGAGGAAGTACCAGCAGGTGGAATTATTACTGGTATTGGAAGAGTAGAAGG CACTGAATGTATGATAATAGCAAATGATCCTACTGTAAAGGCTGGTACTTATTACCCTATATCGGTTAAGAAGCAGTTACGTGCACAAGAAATTGCAGAAGAAAATGAAttaccttgtatatatttagttgACAGTGGAGGTGCAAACTTGCCTATGCAGGCTGATGTATTCGCtgataaaatgcattttggcagatctttttataatcaagCAAACATGAGTGCTAAAGGAATTGCGCAAATTGCAGTTATTATGGGAAGTTGCACAGCAG GTGGTGCATATGTTCCTGCTATGGcagatgaaaatattattgttgataAACAAGGCACAGTATTTTTAGCCGGTCCACCGCTGGTGAAAGCTTCAACCGGTGAAGAAATTTCGGCAGAGGATTTAGGAGGCGCTATGCTTCATTGTCg ACAATCTGGCGTCATTGATCACTGTGCGATAGACGACACTCATGCTTTGCATCTGACACGTCGAATCGTGAAAGATCTAAATCGGCAACGACCTATGGATgtgaaaatcaataaaaatattgaattgccTGCCCATGCTGTCGATGAAATCTATGGTATCGTTGGAACAAATCTGAAACGTCCGTTTGATGTCAAAGAAGTTATCGCAAGAATCGTGGATGGATCGAAATTCCATGAATTTAAAGCACAGTATGGTGAAACCTTAGTCACAGGATTTGCTAAAATTTACGGCTATCCTGTGGGCATTGTTGCAAACAACGGTGTATTATTTTCCCAAAGTGCTTTGAAAGGCGCTCACTTTGTGCAACTTTGTGCACAAAGAAAAATTCCTCTtatctttttgcaaaatatcacTG GATTCATGGTGGGTAAAGATGCAGAATCGGGAGGTATCGCCAAAAATGGTGCTAAAATGGTAACAGCAGTAGCTTGCGCGCAAGTACCcaaaattacagtaataatCGGGAGTTCTTATGGAGCTGGAAACtatg GAATGTGTGGCCGATCTTATTCTCCACGTTTCCTTTATTCTTGGCCAAATGCTAAAATCTCGGTAATGGGAGGAGAGCAAGCAGCTGGCGTATTGACGCAAATCACAAAGGACCAACGTGCAAAAGAAGGCAaacag TGGActcaagaagaagaagaaaatctcAAAGACCCAATcataaaacaatttgaaaaGGAAAGCAGTCCGTATTACTCTAGTGCCAG ACTGTGGGATGATGGGGTGATCGATCCAGCCGACACACGAATTGTGCTTGGTCTGAGCTTATCTGCAAGTCTGAATGCACCTATACCTGATTCTAAATTCGGGATTTTCCGAATGTAA